GGGGGTCGATGATGTAGGTGCCGTGGGCCAGGCGGCGGCCGGCCGCGCTGACGTTGCGTTCGACGATGCGCCGTGGGGGGTCGGCCTCGACGGCCTCGATGCTGACGTCGGTCTTCGTGCCGCCGAGCGTGGCGGTGACCGTGGCGAACGATCCGACGCCGCGGTCCGGCCCGCTGTAGCGCCAGCGGGTCAGGTAGTGGTCGGTGAACCGCTGGTGGTGAGCCATGACATCGAGGAAGTCGTAGACCTGCTGCGGTGTCTGCGGTACGTCGATCGACACGGTGACCGGCTTGTACCACACGGTACATGCGGCATGTACCTGCCGGTACACTCGCGACGTGGTGGATACGGACGGCTCGCATACCCGGAGCGAAACACCCCCGGCCCCGGCAAGGGCCGGCGAACCCGGCTGGTGGACGCGGCCGTCGACCACGTCGCCGAATACGGCATCGCGGACCTCAGCCTGCGCCGCCTGGGCGCCGCGATCGGCGTCAGCCACCGCATGCTGATCCACTACTTCGGCTCCAAGGAACAACTGCTCGCCGAGATCGTCCGGACGTCGGAACGGCGTCAGCGCCACCTCCTCTCCGGGCTCCGCCTCGAGCACGGCCTCTCGCCCCGCGATGCCGCGCGGCTGCTCTGGCAGCACTTGACCGAGCCGGCGCTGGCCGGCCAGGAGAGGCTCTTCTTCGAGATCTGCGGGCAAGCGCTGCGGGGCCACCCCGAGGCCGCCCGCGTCCTCGACGGGCTCGTGACGGACTGGCTCGAACCGCTCGCGCACGCCGAGCTGGCCGCGGGAGCAGACCCCGCAACGGCCCGGAGCCGCGCCCGGCTTGGTCTGGCCACCGTCCGCGGACTGCTGCTCGACCTGCTCGCCACCGGCGACCGCGTCGGCGTCGACGCGGCGATGGAGGAGTTCCTCCGGCTGTACTACCCGCCAAGTGACGGGGTCACCGGTCAGCGAAGCGACGCGACCTGACCGAGCACCAGTCGGCACGGCTGATGTGAGTACGGGGACGGGCCGGGTTCTGGTGGGGGCGGGACCGGCTCGGATGGTCAGGGTCCGGTCGTTTGTCAGTGGTGGGTGAGACGGTAAGGGCATCGAATCGGAAACGAGGGGGAGCCTTTTCATGTCCGGTAAGCAGAACTACATCAATCACGTCGCTCTCGTACT
This genomic window from Streptomyces thermolilacinus SPC6 contains:
- a CDS encoding SRPBCC family protein, with amino-acid sequence MSIDVPQTPQQVYDFLDVMAHHQRFTDHYLTRWRYSGPDRGVGSFATVTATLGGTKTDVSIEAVEADPPRRIVERNVSAAGRRLAHGTYIIDPLPAGGSRVSFTYTWTCAPLAERLLAPAIRATMRRANRTVMRRLAAEPARHVSAEGP
- a CDS encoding TetR/AcrR family transcriptional regulator gives rise to the protein MDAAVDHVAEYGIADLSLRRLGAAIGVSHRMLIHYFGSKEQLLAEIVRTSERRQRHLLSGLRLEHGLSPRDAARLLWQHLTEPALAGQERLFFEICGQALRGHPEAARVLDGLVTDWLEPLAHAELAAGADPATARSRARLGLATVRGLLLDLLATGDRVGVDAAMEEFLRLYYPPSDGVTGQRSDAT